The nucleotide window GGTATGGCCAAATAGGTTATGCAAAAGATTCATTACAAATTAAGGTTTATACAGAAATTCAGTATAAGGAACATAAACCAACAGGTATAGAAGTAACTCACGTTTTTTGTGATTACTGTAATGATAAACAAAAAGAACACATTAAAAATATCGCCTGGGATTTAGCATTCAACGACAGATTTTCTCCTGAGAATGTCATTGAAGAGGGTAAAAAAAGATTGGCGATGTATATTAGGATACCAAAAGACAAATTTATATTAATGAAAGATGAACAGAGAAGACGCAGATAAATTATTGCACGATAAAGTCGAGGCTGGCGAAAAAGTAAGTCCAGTTTTGCCTGAGGGGGTTAAAAATTACCTTATCGATATAGATGGTACTATTACAGAAGATGTACCAAATGAGGAACCAGAACGAATGTTGACCTGCGAGCCATTTCCAGATGCTTTAGAAACATGTAATAAATGGTATGAAGAAGGACATATGATATGTTTCTTTACCTCTAGAACTGGAGCCCATAGGGAAGTAACAGAAAAGTGGCTTGACAAACATGGATTTAAATACCATAGTCTACTAATGGGTAAACCAAGAGGGGGAAATTACCATTGGATTGATAATCACTTGGTAAAAGCTACCCGTTATAATGGTAAATTCACTGATTTAGTCGAGAAAAAAATGACCATCCAGGTTTTTGATGATGGCCATCATGATCATTAAAATTAAGTGCAATTATGAGTGATAGCATCAAAATACCAACTATGGCAGAAATGTTTGCCGAAGGAAAACAACCAGATGTCTTATTTTGGGTAGGTTGTTCCGGTAGTTTTGATGATAGGGCAAAAAAAATCACTAAAGCTTTTATTAAACTCCTAGATAAGGCCAAAGTTAGTTTTGCTGTGTTGGGAACAGAGGAAAGTTGTACAGGTGATCCAGCAAAAAGAGCAGGTAATGAATTTTTATTTCAAATGCAGGCTGTAACCAATATTGAGGTTATGAATGCTTATGAAGTTAAAAAAATAGTTACTACCTGTCCGCATTGCTTCAATACATTAAAAAATGAATATCCCAGCTTAGGAGGAAACTATGAAGTGGTTCACCATACTCAGTTCTTAAAACAATTATTGTCCGACGGAAAATTGACCATACAAGGTGGAAAGTTTAAGGGCAAGCGTATTACTTTTCATGACCCATGCTACTTAGGTAGGGCCAACAACATTTATGAGGCACCTAGAGACCTGATTACCAAATTGGACGCAGAATTGGTTGAAATGAAAAATTGCAAGAGCAGAGGATTTTGTTGTGGTGCAGGTGGAGCACAAATGTTTAAGGAGCCAGAAAAGGGTGACACGGATGTAAATGTGGAAAGAACCGAGCAAGCCTTGGAAACACAGCCAAGTATTATCGCGGCTGCCTGTCCATTTTGTAATACCATGATGACCGATGGTGTAAAGGCGAAAAATGAAGAAAGCAATATCAAAGTCTATGATGTTGCTGAACTTATGGCAAGTGCAGAGGATTTATAAAATTACAGTATGTTAGTTGAGTTTGAACAATTACCAGAGGAAGCCAGACTTTGGATTTACCAATCAAATAGGCCATTTACAGAACAAGAACTAGAGGAAATAAAACCTTCCATTGAAAATTTC belongs to Aegicerativicinus sediminis and includes:
- a CDS encoding LNS2 domain-containing protein produces the protein MNREDADKLLHDKVEAGEKVSPVLPEGVKNYLIDIDGTITEDVPNEEPERMLTCEPFPDALETCNKWYEEGHMICFFTSRTGAHREVTEKWLDKHGFKYHSLLMGKPRGGNYHWIDNHLVKATRYNGKFTDLVEKKMTIQVFDDGHHDH
- a CDS encoding (Fe-S)-binding protein, with product MSDSIKIPTMAEMFAEGKQPDVLFWVGCSGSFDDRAKKITKAFIKLLDKAKVSFAVLGTEESCTGDPAKRAGNEFLFQMQAVTNIEVMNAYEVKKIVTTCPHCFNTLKNEYPSLGGNYEVVHHTQFLKQLLSDGKLTIQGGKFKGKRITFHDPCYLGRANNIYEAPRDLITKLDAELVEMKNCKSRGFCCGAGGAQMFKEPEKGDTDVNVERTEQALETQPSIIAAACPFCNTMMTDGVKAKNEESNIKVYDVAELMASAEDL